The DNA sequence TCTGTGTTGAAACACCTACGAAGAGCTTACCCGTTTCGCGAACGATAGCCAGTGCTCACATAATCGCAAGAAGCCCTTCTCTTGCTGTTCAACCGACATGAAAGCTTCTCGATCTGTTCTTTGCTCAGCAAGATCCACGAGTTGACCAAATGCATGAAGAATCATAGAAGTAGTTTGCTCTTCTCCTTTCTGTGGCGTGGCTTTGACAAACACACTGGCATAACGCGTTGCTTGATCCCAGAATGTATTTGCCTCAATAGTACCCGGGGTTGTATGAGCAAGGCATCGAAGGGCGTACATGCGAAGAATAAATATTGATtgaggagatggatgagCTTTGGACTTCGTCGGAGGTaatgaagaggatgttgaacAAAGCTTGTTGACGGCGGTATATGCTCGGGTAAGCAACGAGTCGGTATGCTTTGCAGGTAAGGCTGACAACATCGGTAGCCATGACAGCAAGGAGTGCGTTGTCGGAGAGCTTAAGGACTTTGAAAGTTCGTCGACTGAGTTGCTTCCATGTGACTTGATGATTAGTGCATAAAGAAGATAAAGCGACACCAAATTTAACAGAATAGCATTTGTTGGTGGAGACGACGGTGGTGGGATTGATATAGGATTGGATTGATCTGAGTCAACGTTCAACAGTAGAATGAGACGAGGTTGCGTCTCTGTCAACGCTTTCTCTGCAAAATCGAACTACAGAAGGTGTGAATACACAACGAAGCGTAGGAATGAAAAGATAACGCACCATTTCGAGAGCAATTAACTTTCCCAATACACTCGAAGCTGCTCTTTCAACATCCAAGTCTCCCGGTCTCAACTTCCTGAGAGTATCCAAAGCTTTGGAGGCctttgaagctgctgaagtCGCCGTAGCTAATGTTGTCTTGGACGAGTCTGCCGACTTCTTCCAACCGGATTGAACAACGCCAGATAGCGCCTGGGATGCTTCATTTACTGAACGCATAGCTAAAACTTTGTGATCGACGTTTTCCGGTGTCTTCTTGGCCTTCGTGGTAGTTTTTGTTTCAGTGCCATTGCTAATTGTGAGTTTGGTGGCGAGTTCGTTTGCGAGTTGAGTAGCAGTAACTGTAGCGGATCTGGCCAGCTTTGAGGGTTCTCGTGTGGTTGTGCGACGAGTAGCACTGGCCATGATCTTTATCGTAACCTTTTGGACTAAGTGGTGAGGTGGAAAGCGTTTCAATTACAACGGGTGCAATCAATGCACACAACTTCACAAAACGCGATCACGTGAATGCGCGTTGCTTGTACCTGATTGGTTCGGTGATCCCCTATTCGCCCCTAACCGATAATATATACAGAGATGATAAGTATTGCCTTGAGTAAAGATTTAAATATCTTCTTTATTTCTCTTCCTAATAAAAACCATTTCAGAAAGCGTCCTCACATATTGCATTCACCAGGAAGATATCTTTGTCCCATCCAAATGAATAAACTCTCCCCCATGTTCCTCACGCGTTGCTTCATCGATAACTTTAAGGATAGAAACAGCTGCCTCAGCTGCAGTAGGCTCTACACCTGAGACCAGTGAATTAAATACTGGATCATCATTGCAGGCATTGGTGACTTTAAGTATTGAACAGCATTAGTATCCAGTAGACAATAATACATAAATAAAATACCCATATCTGTTGAAATTCCTCCCGGAGACAGAGGAAATGCCACTATGAGTTCCATTCAGAACACGTTCAGAATCCAGATCAAAAACGTAGGAATCTTGGCCTACCTAACCAGTCATTTTCGAAGTGTATCTTTCTTGTGGCCCAGTTCAATGCAGCCTTGCTAGCACCGTAGCATATAGCACCTGCTTGAGTGGGGACCAGCCCCATTCCGATGCATCCCCCAATGCTACTAACGGATATAAAACGCGGACTAATGCTTTTCTTGAGAAGAGATAACATTGATTGAAATAGGACAATAGGCCCTGTCGTGTTAACCTAAAGCAACATGTTTTTTTCAGATGCCAAGCAAAAATTGCACCATACATCTCGAAAGCTTACATGAAAGTGCTCTTCAAAATCCTTTACCGACACTTCAGAAACGGGTGTAAATGAGTTCCATATGGCTTTGAACAATGCAAAGGTCAGAGGTTCGTAATGTAGCATTTTGAAGTGACTAATTTGCCCACCTGCATTTGCAATAACAGTATCGACTCGGCCATGACGTTCTTCAATTTGTTTTGCCACAACAGCATTTCCCTCACTGTCTCCCGAGACACATTTAACAATCTCAAGACGGCCGACAAATTTCTCTTTCAGCTCATGGAGGGCATTGGCTTTGTCTGGATCACGCGCTCCCGCATACACAAAGGCGTTCTCGTGCTTCTCCAAAGCGTGTTGAACTAAAGCCAATCCTACATGTTGAACAAAGTAAATCAATTAGTGATGGGATCTCTTGGATAAAGGAATATTGTACCTATGCCTCGAGAACGGTTTGCTCCGGTTATTAAATAAATGACAGATGGTGAGTTTGGTGCTACCATTGAGTTGTCGAGCTTCTTAGCAGTGATAAAAGGAATGAAAACCAATGCGATGACTCTTCTTCCCTAATAGCCTCGTTTGCATGGTTTAGCCGAAGTGTATATATTAATCCAGCCTGTGAAGATCACAACATTCAATCAAATTATTATTGTTCGAGGCTTGAACAGATGACCACCCAGCGTGTTGTGGGTTGTAATCTCATAACCCCTAAAACATATCACGGGGCAATGATTCCACGCGAAATCCGCTGTACTGGTTATTAACCCCCTCCGTGAGAGAAGAAGCTATGGATGATAAGCCGGAGTCGGTGTATTACTCAAACGTTCACAAACGACCATGTCAGTTGATTGTGGTAATTAAATGAAAGTAAATGAAAGCATATTTCAACCTACATATTCCCACATCATGTATAGCTCTACAGTAAGGTTCTCCCATCTTGTGGAACTCGGATAAAATGACAAAATTCTCTCCGGACTTCAAATATACGCTGGAATTACAATGTGAAGATTTCCTACACTCCTAAGGATAGAGATATATCCATTCCTCATGACATTTTTAGTGTAGACTCACCGTGATTCGTGAAATCGGAAAAGTCATCAGGTGATTACCTCTGTGGATAGCCTATTTACGTTGCTTTCATGTGTTTCATTGAGAGACGGTAGTTTTCGCCTCTTTACCTACAGTCCAGAACAAAATTTGCTCACATTGCATGATCCTCCATCCTGTTGATATCCCGATTGCTTAAGCGCCCATACGTTATGATGACCGGACATTTCAAATTAAATTTGGGTGTTTGTGAAGGTGTCGTGGATTTATTTTTAGCAGCAGAATGTTCCAAACTTAGTCACTTAAAGCTTGATTGCTTGACAGCGACTATGTACATTGGGTGATCTAACAGCCATTTGGACAGCGTACAAATTCGGATAAGTGGCAAATCAGCGTCCCTGGTGTCCCGAACTGAATGAAGCGGCACAGAGTGGTACAATTTACTTAAGCCACAGAAGAACCCACTTTCTTTCTCAAAGAATGTCGCAATTTTCTTTCACCCGAAAGGCATTGAGGGTTATAACATGATAACAAAATCCTGGAGTCCGATTCTGTTGTACTGACTAACTACTCTGCCGTCAGGTATGGCACAATACTCCTGTATTTTTTTATCATTGGATCACCGTCACTCGCCATTATGCATTATTTATAAATTTAAGTACCATTCATACCCAGCTTCCGACATGGCAGGACCGGCAGGCGCAGGTGCTCTAGCGACCAGTTGTCTAGATATGTTTGTTATTCTGCGGAGCTCTACTGtgttttgaattttttcaTGGTCGATGTCCAAGCTGTCGAGGTTTCGGAGGCGTATGGGGCATTTAAAAAATTTCTTTTTCGACAGCTCAAAGTAATCGCCTCACTATGGTGAATCTCAGATATTTTCGCGGGGATAGCATTTATTCAACCATTCATAATCCTGGCTCGGGCTTCGTAACAATTGCCCGAGGAAGCGGTCACGTGAAAAGGTACTTCAAGGGTTTTCATGCCTTGAAACTTGTATGGTAGGCCATTGTTGGCTATTGAACTACGATGTAGGGCATTTCCCGGGTTATCTTACGTGGTACTGTAGCTGGGCACACCGGCTTCTGGGTTTTCTGTTACCGGTAGAACAGCCGATTTTATTCATAAACTTCGAGTTGTTGAAGTCCATTGAAAGCATTTAGCACCGGTGACCCAGTACTGCGTTCTTTGCCCCTCAGCTCTGTCATTGATTGGGTCATATACCCTTAGTTACACGAAAATATCTGCCGATACcatgatttcttcttcacatCCAAAGAACTCACGTATCATAGATACTTTCACGGTGGAGTCTAACGACGTTGAGAAGAAAGGGGAGGTCGTAGTATCAGTTCAGACAGCACCTACTAGCGCTTTGGTATTTCCGGAAGGCGGGAGACAGGCATGGTTATCACTCATAGGAGCGTAAGCATAGAAGATGGAAAATTGTACAGATTAATTGACTTACTCCACTATTCTATCTAGATTTTTAGTCCAATACGTTACATTTGGGTTGTTATCTCTTTCACGTCTACTCAAGTTATACTATTctgatttttctttgcttaGCTACATTGGTGCCTTTGGTGTATATCAGGATTTCTACGTCCGTGAATATCTCACGGAGCATACACCAAGCGAAATCGGGTGAGCTTATTCGTACATTTCTTGCTCTATTTGGTCCTGATCAATGTATTAACATTAAAAGCTGGATTGGAGGGATACAAATCATGCTCACATTTTCTGCGGGTATTTTTGTTGGAAGGGCATTTGATCGCGGATACTTGTAAGCACTGGGCGCTTATTTCTTTCGAAAGGCTAACAATTCACCGACGAAGTTATCACCTTATGATATGTGGGGCTATCATCCACGGATTAGCGAGTACTAATATCTCTCAGATAAAATGAGTATCAGATCAGCTGATGGGCGTGGCTAGTTTTCATGCTATCACTTTCTCATAAAGATTCATATTATCAAGTGTTTCTCACGAACGGTGTAATGATGGGGTTATCAGCTGGGATTTGTTATATTCCCAGTAAGCAATTTCAATCTGTTCAGACTGCTAATCATTCATGCTAACCAAAAACCTGACAGGCCTTGGAATTGGTACGCATTATTTCATGAAGAAAAGGTCCATGGCAATGGGCATAGCAACATCTGGAAGTGCTCTCGGTAATAGATTTTATACGTTTTGACGAACTTATATCTAACTTTTTCATAACTCACACAGGCTCTGTCTTGCATCCTATCATGCTGAACCAGTTTTTTGGTGGATCCATTGGCTTCCACAAAGGGGTCAGAATAAGCGGCGGCATCAACCTTGCATTGTTTGTCATCGCCATAATCATAATGCGTACCAGACTCCCCCCAAAGAGCGCCCAAAAGTTCCCAATTTTATCTTGGATGAAAGAGCCCGCCTACCTAGCGCTGTTTATCGGGTATTTGTTCCTCCAGACTGAGCATACATATCAAAATTGAATGAGCTTGACTAGATCATGGTTCGTCTTCTTGGGGCTTTTCTATCCCATATTTTATATACAGCTCTCAGCTATCAAACATGGGATTGATCACACGTTTGCGTTTTACTCAGTAGGTTCTTTTCTCATTACGTTCACAAGGTGCTTATCAAATAATCAGCTCTCTATTCTCAATGGAGCAAGCGTTCTTGGACGAATACTTCCAGGCGTCCTTGCCCCTCGGCTAGGAGCGTACAATCTTCTTTCGTTCTGCGGGATTGTGGCGGGAGTTGTTGTTATATTTATGGTCTTTGCTAACGACGTTACCTCTGTAACACTGGTTGCAATATTCTATGGCCTGTTTTCAGGATCCTCTATTGCGTTGGTTCCATCTGTTGTCGGTGAGTTGTCGCGTTGTACACTAAGTTAGTTCAAATCCATGGTAATATCATGAACTGCAGGAAGTCTATGTGCAAACATGAATGAGTTTGGAACAAGGATGGGGATTATGTTCTTTTGTGCAGGTAAGCATACGATTCTAATCGGTTCCAACTACTTTCTGACGAAAAGGGATTAAAGGTATATTGGGTCTTTTCGGTGAGGAATCCATGGTCTCATAGTCTGAAGTAAACTCAAAAGCATgggttctaaaaatagcgaCTCCGATATCTGGTGCCTTGCTCACGAGCGATTACCATTGGATTAGAGCGGATCTCTTTTCGGGGGTGAGTAGTCATACTATGAATGTGACACTCTGTAAAATATAACTTGATCAACTTTAGATCTCGCTTATTGTTGCGGGGATattctttttgatttctaGATATTTTGTATCCAAGCAGCGTAACACTCAAATTCTGTAGCAAATCTTCATTATACATTCAGTAAATTATGCGAACTTGTATAGCCTACTAAATCTTTATTCTAGCATCTTTTCTACTGGTACTATGACCAGCTCCGGAACGAGCACGTTTACCTCCCAGCGTTTGAACAGTAGGTCACCGACCCAAATGTCTACATATACTAGAGACGGACTTGCTTTAAAAAGCGCTGCAACCTCGCTTTGGATTTCTTCTGACCGATATATTTTTTCGACAACAGTGGGATACGGAAACGGGACCTTGGAAACATCCGGCCTGATTATGAAACGCTTGAGACAAGGGAACTTCTTAGTTATGTTGATTAGCTAGCACATTCTATCAGTTTGCGAGTGGAACGAAGAATTTCTATACTCACATTTGACATAGCTTGATTGGTGCATATTTCCAAGACCTCCACATTCTGTAGCCTTCGTAAACCGTTCTGGAGCTGACTGGAGAATAGACGCGAAAGGGTTTCCATTGATATAGAAAGTCCTCTTATGCCTGATAATTCCTCAAGCTGAGAGGCATGAAAAAGTATATTGAAATACGACCATGGACGATGTGCACGCCACGGATACTCCCTCCAGTACAGTTTGCTGATTGAACGTCCAGGAAGGGCTGCGCATATGAGGTCGACGTCACCGTCCAAGGTGTGTAAGTCCGGTACAATGTCTGAAGGAATGTTTTGGTTAAGTTGGCAGCTCAGTTGGAGAAATTTGAGCTTGTGCTGAGTCCTGAGAAATTGCGTGACACCGTCCTGACGATGGCGACCTTCGACTGCCCAAACAAATCTCTCCAACTGGAATGGTATTTCTTCACCCTCGCTTACTTGAGGAAACGGATTCTCGGATTTGGCGAAAAGGCTGAGGTACACCAATTCCTTGAGATTAGTCATTTGCTTGATGCAGCAAAGAACAAGCTGCCAGCTAAGCGACCCATCCGATACGTCATGTGTGGGAATATGATAGACACGTACGAGCGTGGCGAGTTGTGGATTATCTCGTAATGTGGCCAGGAACTTGACTTGTGCTGCTCCTTGGTAGGTCATTGATCTATAAAGTAGGGGCATGGCTTCCCAATAAAATATCTTGCAGCTCAGTGTCAGTGAATGAAGCTCTGATCGATGCGTCGTTAGATGTTCGAATATTGGCCGAATCAATTCAGGTGGTACAAAGAGGCCCGTAGACATCTAATGATTTTGTTAGGTTAATCTGAGAGAAAATTTACATACTCAATGAGCGTGGATAATACGCTTACACTTGAAGAGACGATGTGAACGCGCGATGAACTATCGAGAGACGGAAAAGGTCACTGTGCCACGGGTAGTCAATCGGATACCCTGTGTTCTCTGTTCACTCGGGTCTGGAATATGCCGGTTCTGTAAGATACCTCAATGTATGTGTTTACTTACCGTTATATATCGCGTAGCTAATAGGTATCTGACAGCTATTTGCCTCTCCTAGCCTCTTTCTAAGTTGCGGGTTTATTTTTAGCGCAGAAGAGTCCCTATTTCACGcggttctatttttagatgcATGAACAAGCGCCGCCCATATCACAGGCTCGCTGCCCGAAAGCATAAATTGAACAAAGTGCGTCTACAAAATTAAAGAATACAACTCTTTACAGCTCTATGGACTTACATTTTTGCAGATATACACAATTCATCCGACGACAGATTGATTGATTCTACGAATTGAAGTTTTGAGTTGTCTGAGACTCGATAGGAGATTCGAGAGAAACGTATTGGTATAGGAGACTCAACTTCGCGTATAGGAGTCGGAAGATAGGAGTGTTTCAAGTTCAATATGTATAAAATATGCTCTTGTCACCGCCCTTTGTTGTCCATTCACACACCCATTCTTACCATCAACTGCGAATTCTTCTCACTCCCAATAACACTCACCACTGGAAAATTAAATTTTACTCCACCTGCGACCATGTCGACGATCAAGTCCATCAGCCCAAACTCAAAGGTCACAGGACCAGTACACCACATCTATCCCAAAACATCTCCACCGAAACGCTATTATTTCGGTGCCCCCACTCCGGAGATGACGCCCGAATCCTCAGAGGCTGGCGATTCCGTCAAGCTAGCGGAGGTAAAAGCCCCTCCACCTCTGGATCTTCCTTTGCGTTTGTCCTTAACACGGTCACAGGAGTCGAATCACGGTTCAGCTATCACATCGACTTCTCCCCACACCGGGGCGTCTACGTCTTCCGAGGAGTCGGCCTTAGTCCAACAGCTACACAACCGTATTCCTAAAGGACCAGCTCCAGATGTTCGAAGGAAAAAGCACATCTTCGGTTCTGGCCGCGCTCTTCCTTACTCCATACGGGAAGAGGACGAGCGCGACGCAGCTTCGTCATCTCACTCTATCAGGTCCATTCTCAAAAATGCACATCAGAAGAGTGCAGCGTCCAGCTCGACCCTCTTTGCATCTGAACACGTTTCGCGGCCAAACGTAATGACGAGAGCCTCAAGAGACAGGTCGTTCAAGAAGCGCCAGTCATTCCGGAAGCGTGTCCGCCGCATCTTCGGAGGCGGAAAGGGTGGTATCAAAGGCGGGGATAGGATGCGTCATTAAATTTCACCAGTCGTTTGCATTCTGTTTCCTAAATGAACGATATATTTCATAGCATTctttgtgaaaaaatgaaatgatatCAAGAATCAGTATTGAATATCCTACTAGATCAATAAAGTCAGAACGGGCTAGTGTCAATTAGTGGGTTTAACCCAAATATGTTCGTGTGCTCGAACACAAGTTGACAGTATTGGTATTCTGGTGTCAACTCCCAGGTCCGGCTCACTGGTCCTTGAAGTCCTCCTTGTCTCCACTCCGTGAAGAAATTCCATTCATATGGATGCCAGTTGGATTCCCGTCGAATATTGACATGGCGGATAAATAGATTGCACTTAAACACATATTCAACTTTCTTCTTGACTTGGGTTACGTCGTTGTGCTCTGAAACGTTCGAAAAGAAAATTTGTCGCAGTGCTGGAAACGTTTGACCCAAATTCATATCCTATGTGAAGATCCCAAGTCGACATTAGCCTGGGTCAAATACCGGTTCAAAAAGCACTTACAAAAGCAAACTTAATATCCCCCAATACAAGGCCGATCATTTGGGGAAACGATTCAGCCGTGGAACACAGGTATTGGAGTGCCGCTTCCTCATACCCATGCGCGAGACTGAGAAAAGTCAGGTTGAGGAACTTATCCATCCGGCAAAGTTTGCGGCAGAGATCTGCGATGTCCGCTGTAGAAAGATGGTTCAAAAGTTCTGGTCTGTGCATCCGCCATCGCACTCCCTCAATGCTATCACGCTCTGGGAGAACAGCGACGAGAACTTCCACAGAGGAGTCCAGGTAACGAAGATTGAGGGGTATCTTCTCCTTGTAGCTTGGAGGGAGGGGCCTTGTTGATATCCATCTCAAGTAAACCAAGCTGTTTTGGGTAGTGAGAAACTCGAGCGccttttcatcttcctcaggGCGCCTTGCGTCCGAGTGCCATGTAAAATTAATGAGTTGAAATGGTCTCTTCCTGGTCTTCAAGTTGGGGAAATGTCGGGGAAGAGGTTGTCGCTCAGAACTTCCAGGTACGAGAGGGTTTTCAATCGTTCGATAAACCAAGTCATTTAGGCCAGTCATGAGGGGAAGACACTGTTTGATGTATTTATAGACGTGACCAGTGCGGGTTTCCGATGTTGGTGTAGAGTAAATGCGTACATGGCGCGCCAGGCGACGATTTTTTAACAGAGTGCGCAGAAACATAGAATGCGTTCGCCCTGATTTGGAGAGCATTTGGCGAAACAACACGCGCGACGCCGCCTCGTTGAAACTTTGCGACACACGTCTCAATTTACATAGTATAAATCGTACGGCAGTCCAGTCTTCGTTGTCTGGGTCGAGATTATCTGGCACACGGAGTTGCTCGATTATCATATCGAGCATTTCTTGAGGAAGGATACGTATGATTCCTGAAATCGAGTGGCGTTTAGCACGAACCACGAACCGTAAGGCGACGGACTCAAGATTGCACACCTTCGGCGGAACGAAATTGCAATCCGACAATTGCACGCACCGACCTCGACATGACAGAAACAATGTTCGCGGTGGTGATGGGGTTGAAGACAGTTGGGGTCGTATAACGAACGTTTAGCCTTAGATCGATAAAGACTGAAGTCAAGGTGGGTGTCGGGGCATATCGCTATCAATATAGGGATTTGAGAACAAAGGAA is a window from the Psilocybe cubensis strain MGC-MH-2018 chromosome 8, whole genome shotgun sequence genome containing:
- a CDS encoding putative oxidoreductase C24B10.20, translated to MVAPNSPSVIYLITGANRSRGIGLALVQHALEKHENAFVYAGARDPDKANALHELKEKFVGRLEIVKCVSGDSEGNAVVAKQIEERHGRVDTVIANAAIWNSFTPVSEVSVKDFEEHFHVNTTGPIVLFQSMLSLLKKSISPRFISVSSIGGCIGMGLVPTQAGAICYGASKAALNWATRKIHFENDWLVAFPLSPGGISTDMVTNACNDDPVFNSLVSGVEPTAAEAAVSILKVIDEATREEHGGEFIHLDGTKISSWKRNKEDI
- a CDS encoding Aspyridones efflux protein apdF, which gives rise to MISSSHPKNSRIIDTFTVESNDVEKKGEVVVSVQTAPTSALVFPEGGRQAWLSLIGAYIGAFGVYQDFYVREYLTEHTPSEIGWIGGIQIMLTFSAGIFVGRAFDRGYFYHLMICGAIIHGLAIFMLSLSHKDSYYQVFLTNGVMMGLSAGICYIPSLGIGTHYFMKKRSMAMGIATSGSALGSVLHPIMLNQFFGGSIGFHKGVRISGGINLALFVIAIIIMRTRLPPKSAQKFPILSWMKEPAYLALFIGSWFVFLGLFYPIFYIQLSAIKHGIDHTFAFYSLSILNGASVLGRILPGVLAPRLGAYNLLSFCGIVAGVVVIFMVFANDVTSVTLVAIFYGLFSGSSIALVPSVVGSLCANMNEFGTRMGIMFFWIKGILGLFATPISGALLTSDYHWIRADLFSGISLIVAGIFFLISRYFVSKQRNTQIL
- a CDS encoding 40S ribosomal protein S13; the encoded protein is MGRMHAPGKGISSSALPYRRTPPSWLKTTPEDVVDQIVKLARKGLTPSQIGVTLRDSHGIPQVRFVTGNKILRILKSQGLGPSIPEDLWHLIKKAVSVRKHLEVNRKDKDSKFRLILIESRIHRLARYYKTKQQIPPTFKYDSATASTLRYAPTPTLTSVFIDLRLNVRYTTPTVFNPITTANIVSVMSRSVRAIVGLQFRSAEGIIRILPQEMLDMIIEQLRVPDNLDPDNEDWTAVRFILCKLRRVSQSFNEAASRVLFRQMLSKSGRTHSMFLRTLLKNRRLARHVRIYSTPTSETRTGHVYKYIKQCLPLMTGLNDLVYRTIENPLVPGSSERQPLPRHFPNLKTRKRPFQLINFTWHSDARRPEEDEKALEFLTTQNSLVYLRWISTRPLPPSYKEKIPLNLRYLDSSVEVLVAVLPERDSIEGVRWRMHRPELLNHLSTADIADLCRKLCRMDKFLNLTFLSLAHGYEEAALQYLCSTAESFPQMIGLVLGDIKFAFDMNLGQTFPALRQIFFSNVSEHNDVTQVKKKVEYVFKCNLFIRHVNIRRESNWHPYEWNFFTEWRQGGLQGPVSRTWELTPEYQYCQLVFEHTNIFGLNPLIDTSPF